Proteins from one Mercurialis annua linkage group LG7, ddMerAnnu1.2, whole genome shotgun sequence genomic window:
- the LOC126656031 gene encoding glutaredoxin-C5 — MYYQASQSWSVGNTGSGGGGGHYMSPLMMGSDPLERVARLASESAVVIFSVSSCCMCHAVKRLFCGMGVNPTAYELDQDPRGKEIERALMRLIGVNYYSSVVPVVFIGGKLIGGMDRVMASHINGTLVPLLKEAGALWL, encoded by the coding sequence ATGTACTACCAAGCATCACAGTCATGGAGTGTTGGTAATACGGGAAGCGGTGGAGGCGGCGGCCACTATATGTCGCCGTTGATGATGGGGAGTGACCCGCTTGAGAGGGTGGCGAGATTGGCGTCGGAGAGTGCGGTGGTGATATTCAGTGTAAGTAGCTGCTGCATGTGCCATGCAGTGAAGAGATTGTTCTGTGGGATGGGAGTTAATCCGACGGCTTACGAGCTGGATCAAGATCCGAGAGGGAAGGAGATTGAACGAGCTTTAATGAGATTAATCGGAGTTAATTATTATTCAAGTGTAGTGCCGGTGGTTTTTATTGGTGGTAAACTTATTGGTGGTATGGATAGAGTTATGGCTTCTCATATTAATGGTACTCTTGTTCCTCTTCTCAAAGAAGCTGGTGCTCTTTGGCTTTGA